A genomic stretch from Lathyrus oleraceus cultivar Zhongwan6 chromosome 2, CAAS_Psat_ZW6_1.0, whole genome shotgun sequence includes:
- the LOC127120295 gene encoding uncharacterized protein LOC127120295, with translation MSSGFGGSMRSATAPNPSCSSGNSSNNDAGDFECNICFDLAQDPVITLCGHLFCWPCLYRWLHHHSHSQECPVCKALVQEEKLVPLYGRGKSQTDPRTKSYPGMEIPRRPSGQRPQTANPPPPPEGNFAGVGLMGGFIPMATARFGNFSLSTGLGGLGGFLPSLFNIHFHGFQDGTVYGTTSGYPIGFNPFQGGNARGFNSHETGQVNRQEDNVLKNLLMLIGVLVLLTVIFVM, from the coding sequence ATGTCAAGCGGTTTTGGAGGATCAATGAGATCAGCGACTGCGCCGAATCCATCATGTTCTTCGGGGAACAGTTCAAACAACGATGCCGGTGATTTCGAATGTAACATATGTTTTGATTTGGCTCAGGATCCTGTGATCACACTTTGTGGCCATTTGTTCTGTTGGCCATGTCTTTATAGGTGGTTACATCATCATTCTCATTCTCAAGAATGTCCTGTTTGCAAAGCACTTGTTCAGGAAGAGAAATTGGTTCCTCTTTACGGTAGAGGAAAATCGCAGACTGATCCGCGGACTAAATCGTATCCTGGAATGGAGATTCCTCGTCGTCCTTCGGGACAGAGGCCGCAGACGGCCAATCCCCCTCCTCCTCCCGAAGGGAATTTCGCGGGGGTTGGATTGATGGGGGGTTTTATTCCGATGGCGACTGCTAGATTCGGAAACTTTTCGCTATCGACAGGTTTAGGTGGGTTGGGCGGGTTTCTCCCGTCATTGTTCAATATTCACTTTCATGGTTTTCAGGATGGGACTGTTTATGGGACAACATCTGGTTATCCCATCGGGTTTAACCCGTTTCAGGGTGGGAACGCGAGAGGTTTTAATTCGCACGAGACAGGACAGGTGAATCGGCAGGAGGACAATGTTTTGAAGAATTTGCTTATGTTGATTGGAGTTCTCGTTCTTCTTACGGTTATTTTTGTTATGTGA